In Sphingobacteriaceae bacterium, a single genomic region encodes these proteins:
- a CDS encoding transketolase family protein → MKKYTYTEKKDTRSGFGAGLSELGKTNENVVALCADLTGSLKMDAFEKAHPDRFFQVGIAEANMIGIAAGLTIGGKIPFTGTFANFSTGRVYDQIRQSVAYSHKNVKICASHAGLTLGEDGATHQILEDIGLMKMLPGMTVINPCDFNQTKAATIAIAQHKGPVYLRFGRPAVPNFTAPDQKFEIGKAVMLNEGSDVTIVATGHLVWKAIEAGEKLAEKGIHAEIINIHTIKPLDESAILKSVQKTKCIVTAEEHQMHGGLGDSVAQLLARNTPTPQEFVAVKDSFGESGTPDQLMTKYGLDSEHIVESVMQVLKRKNK, encoded by the coding sequence ATGAAAAAATATACCTATACTGAAAAAAAAGATACCCGTTCCGGATTTGGAGCAGGATTGTCAGAACTTGGAAAAACGAACGAAAATGTTGTTGCCTTATGCGCTGATTTAACCGGTTCATTAAAAATGGATGCCTTTGAAAAAGCTCATCCTGATCGATTTTTTCAAGTGGGTATTGCTGAAGCCAATATGATTGGAATTGCTGCCGGACTTACCATTGGCGGAAAAATTCCATTCACCGGAACCTTCGCTAATTTTAGTACCGGCCGAGTATATGATCAAATCAGACAAAGCGTGGCATACTCCCATAAAAATGTAAAAATTTGCGCTTCACATGCCGGTTTAACTTTAGGAGAAGACGGAGCTACCCATCAAATTCTGGAAGATATTGGATTAATGAAAATGTTACCCGGAATGACCGTAATTAATCCCTGCGACTTTAATCAAACTAAAGCAGCCACTATTGCCATTGCACAACATAAAGGTCCGGTTTATTTACGATTCGGTCGACCAGCAGTTCCCAACTTTACTGCACCGGATCAAAAATTTGAAATCGGCAAAGCTGTAATGCTGAATGAAGGTTCAGATGTAACCATAGTTGCCACTGGACATCTAGTTTGGAAAGCTATTGAAGCCGGAGAAAAATTGGCAGAAAAAGGAATACATGCTGAAATTATAAATATTCATACCATTAAACCATTAGACGAATCTGCAATTTTAAAATCCGTTCAAAAAACCAAATGCATAGTAACTGCAGAAGAGCATCAAATGCACGGAGGATTAGGAGATAGCGTGGCACAATTATTAGCGCGAAATACACCCACTCCGCAGGAATTTGTTGCTGTAAAAGATAGTTTTGGAGAAAGCGGAACGCCCGATCAATTAATGACCAAATACGGATTAGACAGTGAACATATTGTAGAATCAGTCATGCAAGTTTTAAAAAGAAAAAATAAATGA
- a CDS encoding SDR family oxidoreductase produces the protein MKILITGSNGLLGQKLVYKLKKNKNCICIATAKGNNRLVSREGYQFESLDITDAKNVHEIFSKYLPDVVINTAAMTNVDACESEQEACDKLNVIAVKNQVACLETLMELNKNYNPHFIQLSTDFIFDGTHGPLDELEKPNPLSYYAESKLKAEEITQHSKLSWSIARTVLVYGIVDNMSRSNIVLWVKSNLEQGKKINVVDDQFRTPTLAEDLADGCILIAKKRAKGIYNISGEDFYSILELAQIVADYYKLDKSLINPSKSADIKQPAKRPPITGFIIEKAKRELGYKPHSFTEGIKIMEQQIEAIHNKG, from the coding sequence ATAAAAATATTAATTACCGGATCTAACGGTCTTTTAGGACAAAAACTTGTTTACAAGCTTAAAAAAAACAAAAATTGTATTTGTATTGCAACCGCTAAAGGAAATAATAGATTGGTGAGCAGAGAAGGTTATCAGTTTGAATCATTGGATATAACGGATGCGAAAAACGTTCATGAAATATTTTCAAAATATTTACCGGATGTGGTTATAAATACTGCAGCTATGACCAATGTGGATGCCTGCGAATCAGAACAAGAGGCATGTGATAAACTGAATGTGATAGCCGTTAAAAATCAGGTAGCCTGTTTAGAAACACTAATGGAACTCAACAAAAATTATAATCCTCATTTTATACAATTGAGTACAGATTTTATTTTCGACGGTACTCACGGACCTTTAGATGAACTTGAAAAACCAAATCCACTTAGTTATTACGCCGAAAGCAAATTAAAGGCCGAAGAAATAACGCAACATTCAAAACTTAGTTGGTCAATTGCCCGTACCGTGTTGGTTTATGGTATTGTAGATAATATGAGCCGATCTAATATTGTATTATGGGTGAAGTCCAATTTAGAACAAGGTAAAAAAATTAATGTGGTGGATGATCAATTCCGAACGCCAACATTGGCTGAAGATTTGGCTGATGGTTGTATTTTAATAGCGAAGAAACGTGCAAAAGGCATTTATAATATTTCGGGAGAAGATTTTTACAGTATTTTAGAATTGGCACAAATTGTAGCAGATTACTACAAATTGGATAAATCATTGATAAATCCTTCCAAAAGTGCTGATATTAAACAACCCGCCAAACGACCGCCTATTACCGGTTTTATCATTGAAAAGGCCAAGCGAGAATTAGGATATAAACCACATAGCTTTACTGAAGGTATTAAAATTATGGAACAACAAATTGAGGCCATACACAATAAGGGTTAA
- a CDS encoding polysaccharide biosynthesis C-terminal domain-containing protein yields MGSGIKKLAGQTVIYGLGTIVPRFINYFITPILTYSFTPAEYGINSELFAYISFLNVIFTYGMETTFFNFNAKLENKKEVYDTALISVLSSTIIFTLLLMIFSSTIAGGLATPNANYPKQFILWCIFIIASDAIMVVPFAKLRSERKALKFSLLKISNVVINVCLTLFFIVVCKKAYDNNETNFFSTLYNPEIGIGYYFLANLIANIFTVLFLSKSILSINLSLNVALLKEMLRYTWPLLILGLAGMVNETLDRIILKEFMVDKAEAQIAQGIYGACYKIAILMAIFTQAFRYAVEPFIFGKAKEKDSQKSYALIMKYYIIFCLLIFLGTMMNMDWIKYFIDESYRSGLKIVPILLLSYLFLGVVYNLGMGYKLTGQTKFGAIISIFGAIITIVINVIFIPKFSYVACAWATFSSYAGMMLLSYFLGKKYYPIKYNLKAVTVYSVIAIGLYFVSMTYSNLQSVSLRLVLNNLLVILFVWLVYKLEISNIKKIRANASSQNNQQGQTSAT; encoded by the coding sequence GTGGGAAGCGGAATAAAAAAACTGGCCGGTCAAACGGTTATTTATGGTTTAGGTACAATAGTGCCCCGCTTTATCAATTACTTCATCACACCAATTCTAACTTATTCATTTACTCCGGCCGAATACGGTATTAATAGCGAACTCTTTGCTTACATTTCATTTCTGAATGTGATTTTTACTTATGGCATGGAAACTACTTTTTTTAATTTCAATGCTAAGCTTGAAAATAAAAAAGAAGTATATGATACGGCTTTGATTTCTGTTTTGTCATCCACCATTATTTTCACCCTTCTCCTGATGATTTTTTCTTCTACTATTGCCGGTGGATTAGCAACACCTAATGCTAATTACCCCAAACAATTTATTTTATGGTGCATTTTTATTATTGCTTCAGATGCCATTATGGTAGTGCCATTTGCTAAATTAAGATCAGAGAGAAAAGCACTTAAATTTTCATTATTAAAAATTAGTAATGTTGTTATTAATGTATGCTTAACGCTTTTTTTTATTGTTGTTTGTAAAAAAGCATATGATAATAACGAAACTAATTTTTTCTCAACGCTATACAATCCTGAAATTGGTATAGGGTATTATTTTTTGGCCAACTTAATTGCCAATATTTTTACAGTCCTATTTTTAAGTAAAAGTATTTTAAGCATTAATTTAAGTTTAAATGTTGCTTTGCTTAAAGAAATGCTTCGTTATACATGGCCTTTACTTATATTAGGTTTAGCTGGAATGGTGAATGAAACTTTGGATAGAATTATTTTAAAAGAATTCATGGTGGATAAGGCGGAAGCGCAAATTGCTCAGGGTATTTACGGAGCTTGTTATAAAATAGCGATTCTTATGGCCATTTTTACACAAGCATTCCGATATGCAGTTGAGCCGTTTATTTTTGGTAAAGCCAAAGAAAAAGATTCACAGAAATCGTACGCCTTAATAATGAAGTATTATATAATTTTTTGTTTATTGATTTTTTTAGGCACGATGATGAATATGGACTGGATAAAATATTTTATTGATGAATCCTATCGGTCCGGATTAAAAATCGTACCAATTCTACTTTTATCCTATTTATTTTTAGGTGTGGTTTATAATTTAGGAATGGGATATAAACTCACCGGACAAACAAAATTTGGCGCCATCATTTCTATATTTGGCGCTATAATCACAATTGTTATAAATGTGATTTTTATCCCTAAATTCTCTTATGTGGCCTGTGCCTGGGCTACTTTTTCATCCTACGCGGGTATGATGCTGTTATCTTATTTTCTCGGAAAAAAATATTATCCCATTAAATATAATCTAAAAGCCGTAACCGTTTATTCGGTTATTGCTATTGGTTTATATTTTGTTTCTATGACTTATTCTAACCTTCAAAGTGTTTCTTTGCGATTAGTTCTGAATAATTTGTTGGTAATACTTTTTGTTTGGTTGGTTTATAAACTGGAAATTTCAAACATTAAAAAAATTCGAGCCAATGCTTCAAGTCAAAATAATCAACAAGGGCAAACATCCGCTACCTGA
- the pyk gene encoding pyruvate kinase, giving the protein MSHFNRTKIVATMGPATENIAVLEEMFNAGLNICRINFSHGDYDAVNHIVENIKSLNKKLNTHVGILADLQGPKLRIGTVKNNKVILTQNQYINIVTKECEGTEEQIYITYPQFPQDVNVGETVLIDDGKIHLKVIETNNKDLVKCLITVGGELSSKKGVNLPNTKISLPCLTVKDIRDLNFALEHDFDWIGLSFVRSVTDVVDLKEIIKSKNKRAKVIAKIEKPEAIREIDNIIDVSDGIMVARGDLGVELPMEKVPILQKMIVQKCVEIGKPVIIATQMMESMITSYTPTRAEVNDVANAVMDGADAVMLSAETSVGKYPVKVIETMYRIIKQVEEVDTIYYKEHTPSIKTITYITDSICYNACSLAHHAGAQAIISMTNSGYTAFKLSSHRPKAHLFIFTDNIALLTTLSLVWGIRGFYYDKYESTDETINDLKKFIKSRGFVKDDDLVINIASMPMKEKGRTNMMKLSYIN; this is encoded by the coding sequence ATGAGTCACTTTAACAGAACCAAAATTGTTGCTACGATGGGGCCGGCTACAGAAAATATTGCTGTATTGGAAGAAATGTTTAACGCCGGATTAAATATTTGCCGAATTAACTTCTCACATGGCGATTATGATGCTGTAAATCATATTGTAGAAAACATCAAAAGCTTAAACAAAAAATTAAATACACATGTTGGGATATTGGCGGATTTACAAGGACCCAAATTAAGAATTGGAACAGTAAAAAATAATAAGGTAATACTTACGCAAAATCAATACATAAATATAGTTACCAAAGAGTGTGAAGGAACTGAAGAACAAATTTATATTACTTATCCGCAATTTCCCCAAGATGTAAATGTTGGCGAAACGGTTTTGATTGATGACGGAAAAATACATTTGAAGGTTATTGAAACCAACAATAAAGATTTAGTAAAATGTTTAATCACCGTTGGAGGTGAGCTCTCTTCTAAAAAAGGGGTAAATCTTCCAAATACCAAAATATCATTACCCTGTTTAACAGTAAAAGATATCAGAGATTTAAATTTCGCATTAGAACACGATTTTGATTGGATTGGTTTGTCTTTTGTCAGAAGTGTAACCGATGTTGTAGATTTAAAAGAAATAATTAAGAGTAAAAACAAAAGAGCCAAGGTAATTGCAAAAATTGAAAAACCCGAAGCCATACGTGAAATTGATAATATTATTGATGTGAGTGATGGAATAATGGTAGCTCGTGGCGACTTAGGTGTTGAACTACCCATGGAAAAAGTACCCATTTTACAAAAAATGATTGTACAAAAATGCGTTGAAATTGGTAAACCGGTTATTATTGCCACACAAATGATGGAAAGTATGATTACCAGTTATACACCAACACGGGCAGAAGTAAATGACGTGGCCAATGCCGTAATGGATGGTGCAGATGCCGTGATGTTGAGTGCAGAAACATCAGTTGGAAAATATCCTGTTAAGGTAATCGAAACTATGTATCGCATTATTAAACAAGTTGAAGAAGTTGATACCATTTATTACAAAGAACATACACCTTCCATAAAAACGATAACGTATATAACAGATAGTATTTGTTATAATGCTTGTTCATTGGCACATCATGCAGGTGCGCAAGCTATCATCAGTATGACCAATAGCGGATATACCGCATTTAAACTTTCTTCGCATCGTCCCAAAGCACATTTATTTATTTTTACAGATAACATTGCTTTACTAACCACTTTAAGTTTGGTTTGGGGTATTCGCGGATTTTATTACGATAAATACGAAAGCACAGATGAAACCATCAATGATTTAAAAAAGTTTATTAAATCAAGAGGTTTTGTAAAAGACGATGATTTGGTGATTAATATTGCCAGTATGCCCATGAAAGAAAAAGGCAGAACCAACATGATGAAGTTGAGCTATATTAATTAA
- the ychF gene encoding redox-regulated ATPase YchF produces the protein MALKCGIVGLPNVGKSTLFNCLSNAKAQAANFPFCTIDPNVGTITVPDERLNKLADLVHPERILPTTVEIVDIAGLVKGASKGEGLGNKFLGNIRECNAILHVLRCFDDPNVVHVDGSVDPVRDKEIIDTELQLKDLESIDAKIKKYEKLAKTGTDKEAVKIYQVAMKVKNTLEAGQSARSANLDETELPYIADLHLLTIKPVLYVCNVDEASANTGNKYVDAVKEAIKNENAELMIITAQMESEIAALETFEEKQMFLQDMGLEEPGVNKLIKAAYRLLNLQTYFTAGVKEVRAWTIEKGYKAPQAAGVIHTDFEKGFIKAEVMSYNDFVTLGSEAACRDNGKLRVEGKEYVVNDGDVMHFRFNV, from the coding sequence ATGGCACTAAAATGTGGAATAGTAGGATTACCAAATGTTGGAAAATCAACCTTGTTTAATTGTTTAAGTAACGCAAAGGCACAGGCTGCCAATTTTCCTTTTTGTACCATTGATCCGAATGTGGGTACAATTACTGTTCCCGATGAGCGATTAAATAAATTAGCAGATTTGGTTCATCCGGAACGAATTTTACCTACTACGGTTGAAATTGTGGATATAGCCGGTTTGGTTAAAGGCGCAAGTAAGGGCGAAGGTTTAGGAAATAAGTTTTTAGGAAATATACGCGAATGTAATGCTATTTTGCATGTGCTTCGTTGTTTCGACGATCCCAATGTAGTGCATGTGGATGGTAGTGTTGACCCTGTTCGTGATAAGGAAATAATTGATACCGAATTACAGTTGAAAGATTTGGAAAGCATTGATGCTAAAATTAAAAAATATGAAAAGCTGGCCAAAACCGGAACAGATAAGGAAGCGGTAAAAATTTATCAGGTAGCTATGAAGGTGAAAAATACATTGGAGGCGGGTCAATCTGCCCGTTCAGCTAATTTGGATGAAACGGAATTACCCTATATTGCCGATTTACATTTGTTAACCATTAAACCGGTATTGTATGTGTGTAATGTAGATGAAGCATCGGCCAATACCGGAAATAAATATGTGGATGCTGTAAAAGAAGCAATTAAAAATGAAAATGCAGAATTAATGATTATTACTGCACAAATGGAAAGTGAAATTGCAGCCTTAGAAACTTTTGAAGAAAAGCAAATGTTTTTACAAGATATGGGTTTGGAAGAGCCGGGCGTAAATAAACTAATTAAAGCGGCTTACAGATTGTTGAATTTACAGACCTATTTTACTGCCGGAGTGAAAGAAGTAAGAGCGTGGACAATTGAAAAAGGATACAAGGCACCTCAAGCTGCCGGTGTAATTCATACCGATTTTGAAAAAGGATTTATTAAAGCTGAAGTGATGAGCTATAACGATTTTGTTACCCTGGGGTCAGAAGCTGCTTGTCGCGATAACGGTAAACTACGCGTGGAAGGAAAAGAATATGTGGTGAATGATGGAGATGTAATGCATTTTAGATTTAATGTATAA
- the pgeF gene encoding peptidoglycan editing factor PgeF, translated as MWIHAPNISCTHGFSDRKGGISQGEFSSLNLGGTDDNEQSILQNRNFALNELGYSIQNLSFLKQVHGTKVNIAKKGQQEGDALVSKEKGLILAVSVADCYPILFHDIKNNVIGAAHAGWRGTVGKIAFEVVKEMENLGAHPSSIKIAIGQGICQKNFEVGDEVIAEFKEAGFPESIISGRTIDLVAANTFILKWANIPTKNIWSMNRCSFEDDFFSYRRDKGKTGRMWGVIAL; from the coding sequence ATGTGGATACATGCTCCTAATATTTCATGCACACACGGATTTTCTGACCGCAAAGGCGGAATTTCACAAGGAGAATTTTCGAGTTTGAATTTAGGAGGTACAGATGATAATGAGCAGTCTATTTTACAAAACAGAAATTTTGCTTTAAACGAATTGGGTTATTCCATTCAAAATTTATCTTTTCTTAAGCAAGTACATGGAACCAAGGTAAATATTGCTAAAAAAGGTCAGCAGGAAGGAGATGCTTTGGTAAGTAAAGAAAAAGGTTTGATTCTTGCTGTAAGTGTTGCCGATTGTTACCCGATTTTATTTCACGATATAAAAAATAATGTAATTGGTGCGGCACATGCCGGCTGGAGAGGAACAGTTGGGAAAATTGCCTTTGAAGTGGTAAAAGAAATGGAAAATCTGGGAGCACATCCTTCTTCTATAAAAATTGCCATTGGACAAGGAATTTGTCAGAAAAATTTTGAAGTTGGCGATGAAGTGATTGCAGAATTTAAGGAAGCCGGATTTCCGGAATCTATTATTTCCGGCAGAACTATAGATTTGGTTGCTGCAAATACATTCATTTTAAAGTGGGCAAATATTCCAACTAAAAATATTTGGAGCATGAACAGATGTAGCTTTGAAGATGATTTTTTTAGTTACCGGAGAGATAAAGGAAAAACAGGAAGGATGTGGGGAGTGATTGCCTTATGA
- a CDS encoding VWA domain-containing protein, which translates to MRRYKKQFLFIFLISAVLNFNSQTTNRILFIFDDSYSMYAGWNSPVPKIEVAKRVMGEFLDSLKNYPNLELALRCYGHNYDFKERNCKDSKLEVPFEPVSTAYLKIKQRINRLEPKGTTPIAYSLGECTADFTPKGGVRNIVILITDGIEECNGNPCQVSIELQKKGIFLRPFVIGVGLDIKFADIFGCMGKFYDVSNEANFKNVLKLVITEALSQTTVQVDLLDILKKPSETDVDMTFYEAGTNHVKYNYLHTINHRGKPDTLVLDPDLKYDLVVHTIPPQEKKDITIIKGKHNIIPVDAPQGYLKMEIEGSLSKYFPTSIVRKKSEMKTLNVHDFGKTEKYIVGKYDLEILTLPRIYLKDVEIKQSSTNTIKIPASGTVLFSRQSLGSGSIYVDDGKTVTWVCNLNTAIPNEIIYLQPGKYKVLFRNQHDKMTTHTIERNFEVKSSTQQTIKLF; encoded by the coding sequence ATGAGGCGCTATAAAAAACAATTTCTTTTTATTTTTCTAATTTCTGCCGTTTTAAATTTTAATTCCCAAACCACTAACCGCATTCTGTTTATTTTTGATGACTCATACAGCATGTATGCAGGATGGAATAGTCCTGTTCCTAAAATTGAAGTTGCCAAAAGAGTAATGGGCGAATTTTTAGATAGCCTGAAAAATTATCCGAATTTGGAATTGGCACTTCGTTGTTACGGACATAATTATGATTTTAAAGAAAGAAATTGCAAAGACAGTAAACTGGAAGTTCCCTTTGAACCGGTTTCAACAGCCTATCTTAAAATCAAACAACGCATAAACAGATTAGAGCCCAAAGGCACAACGCCTATTGCTTATTCATTAGGTGAGTGTACGGCAGATTTCACTCCTAAGGGGGGCGTTAGAAATATTGTGATTTTGATTACCGATGGTATTGAGGAGTGCAACGGAAATCCATGTCAGGTAAGTATTGAACTTCAGAAAAAAGGAATTTTTCTTCGTCCGTTTGTAATTGGGGTTGGTTTAGATATAAAATTTGCGGATATATTCGGTTGCATGGGTAAATTTTACGATGTAAGTAATGAAGCCAATTTTAAAAATGTACTAAAACTAGTTATTACGGAGGCTTTAAGCCAAACCACTGTACAAGTTGACTTGTTAGACATATTAAAAAAGCCCAGCGAAACGGATGTAGACATGACATTTTACGAAGCCGGAACCAATCATGTAAAATATAATTATTTACATACCATAAACCATAGAGGTAAACCCGATACATTGGTATTAGATCCTGACCTGAAATATGATTTAGTGGTGCACACCATTCCCCCACAGGAGAAAAAAGACATTACTATTATAAAAGGAAAACATAACATCATTCCCGTAGATGCACCTCAGGGTTATTTAAAAATGGAAATTGAAGGCTCATTGAGCAAATATTTTCCAACTAGTATAGTAAGAAAAAAATCAGAAATGAAAACATTAAACGTGCATGATTTTGGAAAAACCGAAAAATATATTGTGGGCAAATACGATTTAGAGATTCTTACGCTGCCCCGTATTTATCTTAAAGATGTTGAAATAAAACAAAGCAGCACCAACACCATTAAAATTCCAGCCAGCGGAACAGTTTTGTTTAGCCGACAGAGTTTAGGGAGCGGAAGTATTTATGTAGATGATGGAAAAACCGTAACTTGGGTTTGTAACTTAAATACCGCCATACCAAATGAAATTATATATTTACAACCCGGTAAGTATAAAGTGTTATTCAGAAATCAACACGATAAAATGACCACCCATACTATTGAAAGAAATTTTGAAGTGAAATCGAGTACACAACAAACTATAAAGTTATTTTAA
- a CDS encoding transketolase: MPNMEELQALCTQVRRDIVRMVHAVSSGHPGGSLGCVEYFVALYKVVLKHNPSDFKMDGHQEDLFFLSNGHISPVFYSVLARSGYFPVNELNTFRKLNTRLQGHPTTHEGLPGVRIASGSLGQGMSVAIGAALAKKLNKDNTTVYSLHGDGELQEGQIWEAAMYAAANKVDNLIATVDYNGRQIDGDVDKVLSLGNLKAKFEAFGWTVLENNNGNDLNAVIQGLEEAKKLCGKGKPVMILMRTEMGQGVDYMMGTHKWHGSAPNDEQLKKALEQLPVTLGDY; this comes from the coding sequence ATGCCAAATATGGAAGAGTTGCAAGCCCTATGCACCCAGGTTAGAAGAGATATTGTTAGAATGGTTCATGCCGTAAGCAGCGGACATCCCGGCGGTTCATTAGGTTGTGTGGAATATTTTGTAGCCCTTTATAAGGTTGTGCTAAAACATAACCCATCTGACTTTAAAATGGATGGACACCAGGAAGATTTATTTTTTCTGAGCAACGGACATATTTCTCCAGTATTTTACAGCGTATTAGCTCGTAGCGGATATTTTCCCGTTAACGAATTAAATACGTTTAGAAAATTAAATACCCGCTTACAGGGTCACCCAACAACACACGAGGGATTGCCCGGCGTGCGTATTGCCAGCGGTTCTTTAGGGCAAGGTATGAGTGTAGCCATAGGCGCAGCACTTGCTAAAAAATTAAACAAGGATAACACCACAGTTTATTCCTTGCACGGTGATGGAGAATTACAGGAAGGACAAATTTGGGAAGCAGCCATGTATGCAGCAGCCAATAAAGTGGATAATTTGATTGCCACGGTGGATTATAACGGTCGACAAATTGACGGAGATGTTGATAAAGTGCTTTCTTTAGGTAATTTGAAGGCAAAATTTGAAGCCTTTGGATGGACTGTATTGGAAAACAACAACGGAAATGATTTAAATGCGGTAATACAGGGATTGGAGGAAGCTAAAAAACTTTGCGGGAAGGGAAAACCGGTGATGATATTGATGAGAACAGAAATGGGCCAAGGAGTAGATTACATGATGGGCACGCACAAGTGGCACGGATCAGCTCCTAACGACGAGCAACTGAAAAAAGCATTGGAACAGTTACCGGTAACACTGGGAGATTATTAA
- a CDS encoding TIGR00266 family protein, which produces MKNHEIDYKLMGEEMQCVEIELDPQEAVIAEPGSFMMMTDGIQMQTLFGDGNEKGIMDKLFSAGKRLLTGENLFMTVYTNNSSQKRQVSFAAPYAGKIIPLNLQELGNKVICQKDSFLCAAKGVSVGIEFQKKLGTGLFGGEGFIMQKLEGDGLAFVHSGGHVIEKELKAGDMFKIDTGCIVAFTSTVQYDIQFVGGVKNSLFGGEGLFYAVLRGPGKVWIQTLPISRLAGRILSYGKGSRKEEGSILGGIGNLLDGD; this is translated from the coding sequence ATGAAAAATCACGAAATAGATTATAAATTGATGGGCGAGGAAATGCAATGCGTGGAAATTGAATTAGATCCTCAGGAAGCAGTTATTGCAGAACCCGGAAGTTTTATGATGATGACAGATGGCATTCAAATGCAAACTTTATTTGGAGATGGAAATGAAAAGGGCATTATGGATAAATTGTTTTCGGCCGGTAAACGTTTACTCACCGGTGAAAATTTATTCATGACCGTTTATACCAATAACTCCTCACAAAAACGTCAGGTTTCTTTTGCTGCGCCTTATGCCGGTAAAATTATTCCGCTCAACTTACAAGAATTGGGAAATAAAGTAATTTGTCAGAAAGATAGTTTTTTATGTGCGGCTAAAGGTGTATCGGTTGGTATTGAGTTTCAAAAAAAATTAGGAACCGGACTTTTTGGCGGTGAAGGATTTATTATGCAAAAACTGGAAGGAGATGGTTTAGCATTTGTTCACAGTGGAGGACACGTTATCGAAAAAGAATTAAAAGCAGGAGATATGTTTAAAATTGATACCGGTTGTATTGTGGCTTTCACATCCACAGTTCAATACGACATTCAGTTTGTTGGTGGTGTAAAAAATTCTTTGTTTGGGGGTGAAGGATTATTTTATGCGGTACTAAGAGGGCCGGGAAAAGTATGGATACAAACTTTACCAATAAGCAGGCTAGCCGGGAGAATTCTTTCTTACGGAAAAGGGAGCAGAAAGGAAGAAGGAAGCATTTTAGGAGGAATTGGAAATTTATTAGATGGTGATTAA
- the dut gene encoding dUTP diphosphatase encodes MLQVKIINKGKHPLPEYATTLAAGLDLKANLNSSIVLKPLQRVLIETGLFLQLPAGYEAQIRPRSGLAFKHGITVLNSPGTIDADYRGEIKVLLVNLSADDFTINDGERIGQMVIAKHEQVNWEKVNSLEESDRGAGGFGSTGKK; translated from the coding sequence ATGCTTCAAGTCAAAATAATCAACAAGGGCAAACATCCGCTACCTGAGTACGCAACAACTTTAGCGGCAGGCCTTGATCTTAAGGCTAATTTAAATTCATCAATAGTTCTTAAACCTTTACAGAGAGTATTAATTGAAACCGGATTATTTTTACAATTACCGGCAGGTTATGAGGCTCAAATAAGACCAAGAAGCGGATTAGCTTTTAAACACGGAATCACCGTTTTAAATTCACCGGGAACTATTGATGCGGATTATAGAGGAGAAATAAAAGTTTTGTTGGTGAATTTATCGGCAGATGATTTCACCATAAATGACGGCGAAAGAATTGGCCAAATGGTTATTGCAAAACACGAACAAGTAAACTGGGAAAAAGTAAATTCATTGGAGGAAAGTGACCGAGGAGCAGGGGGTTTTGGAAGTACCGGAAAAAAGTAA